AGcctctcttctttcttagAATTTTTGGATACTCCCCTCATTGCCCCCGTTGGTAATTAAGTTGCATACCTACATggttgtaatagctcaagccaaccgctaacagatattatcttttttgaacttttcattttgggcttttcttaaagtttctaaaacacgtatgttatTAGAGGTTTTTACATCCTTacaaaaaatgcttcgttccctcttCAATCAATATGCGATCTTACAATGGCCGACCCAAATGACAAGTTTGTTCGTGATAATGGTCGAGACGAGCATAACTTAGTTGGTAGGACATGTTCGAGAGTTAAAAAAGTATTTGGAATAGGAATGATTGGATATATAAGGTGTGTATTTTCTCAGTTGCAATAATTTGGAAATGGATGTGAATGGTGAGTTATGACATCTCTTTACAAACTTTAtgtaaaatcaaatcaaccttttgtttttctgttcttaTTTCATGTTGACACACTGTGTAAGcctacatttctttttttatgtcaATTCATTTAacacctttatttattttgttcttatcaACCACTTTTAAAGCCTGTTTGTACCTCAAAATTGGCAccctcttcttccttcccaATTCAACCAACTCAAAAATGGCTCACTCAACTCACTATTCTTACAACTCGCACAAAAAAAACGAATGAGTTTTGGttattattacaaatagtTGGCCAATTCACGTCATACCGCACTACTAATTCCACTAATCTTGTGTGACATCCAAATCCATTGCTAGTATATATTGttgttttggtccgttacataATGCCGTCAGTCTTATAGTTTGGAATCTTTCACGAATAAAAATAGTGAATGGTTGTTATTGTAAGTATATTTGCTATCAATTGTTTGTACATTGACAAGACACTGGGTTTTTTTAACTGATCTGATCTGAAAAAACTGGCTTGTTTTGTTATATATGGAGCCCAAGTGGCAAAGAATGTgctatttttttggtttgtgtTGAAGGGTGATGGGGCTGAGAATGGGATGAGGAAATGCCATGTGTGCATTGAGTTTGTACACGTAGAGCCAACATAACACAAGGGTGTGTCAGTGGGGTGACTCGGAATGCTTACTCAAtctaaataagtttataattcaACCTAAATCCCAACGGTACAAATTAGGTTGAATCGAACTCAATCTGAATAAGTTTATAATCCAACCTAAATTCCAAACTGTACAAATTAGGTTGAATCAAACTCAATCTGAATAAGTTtataatccaacccaaatctCAAACCGTACAAATTAGGTTGGATTGATCGAGTTATTCGATcatcgaatttttttttggtaccaAAAAAGAATGAGTGGTCAaatgagaaaaggaaaaggcaaCAATAATGGAAGGGCTAAAATGTGATAGATGTCTAAGAAAAGTAAAACATATCATGGGGGAATAAGAGTGGTAAACCGGGACTGGAGAATGCATGTGATTTGTGATCATGAACTAAATTCCGAGTGGAcccttttttttgtattaaaaaaattaaaactttataataagatctgtgatcatcatcatcattcaaAAACtatacaaaacaaaatcatggATCTTTAATGGAtcttatcaaaataaattataccaattaaataatacataCCTAAATAGAATCTCGCCTTTGAAGTCCAAAAGCATATGGGCCTATGCTAGCATCCCTTGTCAGGGTTTGCTTGATATGTCCTCTATGATGCCCTTCCCATCAAGGGCATCGAAGTAGAAGAAGTTCTTAAGTGGGTCTCCTTTCCCAGAAATACCTTTAATCACTTCCTAAGAAATGGAACACCTGGTGTTAGTAACTGGTTCGAGTAGCCTGTTTAGTGCTTAAAAACACCTCGATTATAAAGTCATTACAAACAGATTCTAAGATACGCACCTGCCCGAGGATTCCTCCGATGATAGCGCAAACAGGAGGGAATTCCTTTGAGTTTGCCACTAATCTCTCTAGGAGGACATTGGGAATATGAGCTTCATTCAGTGACTGCAATGTTTGGGTACTGATAGTGTAAGAATGAATTCTCTACTTGATGATAACAAAATACAGAAAAAGCATACTCCTGGAACTTAACCTGTGAGTCACAGAGCTCTTTTTTCAACTTCAAGACCCCGGGAAGATCGGATATTGAAGTCTCTCCTGGATTTCGCCCCTCGGCCTCTTCGAACCGTTCTATCACTGCACCCATGAGAAAATTGGCGTCGCTATTGTAGGGGCATCAATATACACAAGGGAAAAATGGATCAACGACATAAAGATAATTGGAATTCAACTCCAGTAAGGAAGCAAAGATCACATGGAAGTTCTACATGCTCTGTAGAATAATCAATTCCCCTTGTAGCATTCTTTGAATCCCCAATTCCATTTCGATCAAGGtctatgaaattaaaataataataataataattcactatttatttattcacacaACTAGGATTCACCACACCTCTTAATGCATAAAATAGCTTTGAAACTTTTCTGGGATGTGCTTTCCAGGGTACTGAAATTGCTTCCTGTGATAAAAGGATTACAAATGCATGTCAAGAAGAAAACGAGTACAATGTACATTTTTTACaccaaaatgataataataataaaagaaaataaacagCCCATTAAGTCAAACGAACAATGCCAAGAAAAAGCAGCCACCACAAGAGCTAAACAAAGAGTAACATCATCagttgttacaaatgtaatagtccaagcccgccaagcccactgctagtagatatgacactctttgagctttccgttccggacttcccttcaaggtttttaaaacgcgtctgttagagagaggttttcacacccttataaagaatgtttcgttcccctcgtCAACCgatgatctcacaatcctccccccttgggagcccagcgtcctcactgacacaccgcccgatgtctgactctaatatcatttgtaacagcgtAGATTATCCTCTTTgcgctttccctcaaggtttttaaaacgcgcctgttagggagaggtttccattcccctctccaactgacgtgggatctcacatttaaatatctcccctcaaaatatatatatatatatatatatatatataactctaGCCTCCAGCTCCACCGTTTTTGACATTCAAAGCACCAAATGACCAAATGAAGACTAATTCCATAAATGCCTCCAGATTTCTTGTGCAGGCATGAGCAGCCAAAGGGGCATAGTAACTCAAATGGAAGACGTTAACAATACTTGCGTCAGTTTCTTTGTCCTTTTAGGCGATGAATATGAGGGATAGcaagataaaaatgaaaaaaaaaaatccacacTTATATTAGCATGAATGTGGGTGCGCCATAGGAAAATCAGGATtctgaaaattatatatttgttaaaataaaaaaaataataaaaaattaaaaaaaaaaaaaaaaaaaaaaaaaaactgttttATATTTACTATGTTAGAAAAACGATACCTCAAAGCTTGGATATGATAGTTGGCATTCCACAGTGTCCTCAAGTTTTTTCTGACAAGAAAATGTCAGGACAAAGTGAGATGAGCATTGTTCATGAATTTATGccagaaagaagaaatgtgAGTGCCAACTTCACAGAACAATGTAACCACAAGGAAGTTCTGAGATGAGCTAAACCCAGAGAAAAAATCAACATCCCATGCCAACTATAAACAAATGCCTCCGACTGACATTAGTAGGGGCAGCAAAATGCAGTACAATCATACAAACATAgaacaaatcaaacaaataccGCTGGAGATCTAAAACAAAGAACATGCATGATAATATATCTTCATTGGTCACCTTTGCATATTTATAGTCTTGTAGATCAACAAATATTTCACCACAGGAATCTCTACAGTCAACAGTATAAAATGATATGCGCTTGTGTAACTTCCGGCATTTCTCATTGACTGATTTCTacaataattacaaaaacaataaCATGTCATGAATAAAATCACGGGAAGAacatatgaaaaagaaaagaagagggaaAAGCCTTAGCGACTACTTTTTCAGCCAGGGAGCAACAACTGACAACTACAACATCAAACGTCTTCAAAAATTCTTCATCAAATCTGGATGGCTCACCTAGAACAACATAaattttagttgaattttatCAGGGGGTGACAAATTATAATGACATCATAGAGCTCTTGGATGGAATTTTGTCACAACCATCAATGACAAAAATGCAGACAGAACAGATCTCAACAACATATAATGTCTATAACTACGACTACATTGTTTAATACCTTTGAGGGCTGAAACTCGCACCATTGGATTGAAATCTTTCAAAGAATCACAGCAAAGCTCAGCAACAGTTTTCCCGCCAAAAACACCCTCATCAGGGGGAATTAGAAAATTAGCTGAAAGGGCTTCTTCAGTCACCAATCGATTATCCACCAATGTCAAACTACCGATCCCAGCAAGAACAATATTCTTGCAGAACTAAGAAcacagagaaagagaaagatgaaCAAGCACCACTAATCAATTGCAAGGAATCCCAATTTGAATATTAACAAACTAGAAGGCAAAGACTCAGCTCAATTCACAAGAAAATGTTACCTCAGCAACAGTCCCCTTGATTCCACATACTAGAACGTGAGCTTTGCTGAGCCTGCGAGCaagaattaaaaacatttcCAAAGCTTGCAATTGAAAAACAGTCGCATTGAAAATTAAGATAACGTAAATTCATACAACACTACAAAATACCTCCTCTGTGCATCCGCAccccaaaccctaatttggcgGTCATACAATTGAGTCTCCTGCTCCGTCAACTCCTCTCCATCCATTGTCAACTACAAACTGCAACACACAAAAACAGAGCTCTGTAATCGCTGTTAGAAGTGAGAATGAAAATACTGCTGCGTGCCACTGCCGGCGTTGATTTCCTAAACTGAAAAAGATGGCGCGGAAAAAACCTTTGAAAAGAATTGTGGAAGTCTGGAACAGCGAGCTAGTAACTTCGGTTCTTGGCGAAATAGGTAAATTTACGTAAAACCCCGAAAGATGTGGCAAATTACACAAATACCTAGCGGAGAAACACACTACGGATGGTGATTGTGGACCAAGTGCTTATGGGCCTAAATCGTCTATTGGGCTTTTCAGGATGCAGCCCAGTTCACTTCCTAAGATTGGTAATTTGGTATAGGACACGACCATGGTTAAACCTTAGAAGCTatgtgtcacggtcatgtttGTCTAATGCCTGTTGCTTACGACCGGATCCCAATCATGCTTATTCAGGACGTGTTGTCTATGGTTGCATGATCGTTCCAAATTCCTTTTACATGTTTTCATCTTAGAAAGATCTTTACTATTTCGTATTGTGTCAATATAAAAGTGTATGATTGGTCACCGAAATCATGTTTACACCCGTCAATACTAAAATGctccaaaatgtactataggggatatCACTACCTGCCTACCTGGGCTATGTGCTATTAAAGTAGTCGTTGCCTAAttacttttagtttataaCATTACGTTccttcaaattgttttcaacgtATTTCCTTCctcgtatttttttaaacatttctctcaaacgtgACTCGAGGCTCAAGCGTACACCAACTTTGTCTGTGAAGTTCGAATTTCTCATGTCTGATTTGTTCGctgggttagaacaagtgtcacACAATCACTGTCTCGTTGCCGCAAGTGTTACAGAATCAACAAGTCCATGAGTCGATCAAAGGCGACATACAAATCCTCCACTAACTCAACAAACCCATTGTAGAATCCTCACATTGATGTCAAAGGATGAACACGATTAAGATACGTGACAAATTTGTGACCAGCTCGACACTATTTTGATCTCGTACTAATTTTAAGCACGAAGTGGGTTGGACAAAGCATCACGCCGATGTGAGATATCTTTTTTGCAAGGTGACCTATATCAAGAACCGACTAGATCTAACTCGCTAACCTAACCGAATCGAACTAGATCTATGCATCAATAGTTACCATATGAAAGTGTTTAAAAATGATAACGAGTGATGTATTTCACcttaaagatataaaaataactttttttttcctttttttttttttactgtaaaCAACGCAGTAAATGGAAAAACGTGAAtggttaaaaagaaaaagaagaagaaagaaacaaaaaccgtaaaaagtgaaaaaggtTGTCGCTATAAATGAGTCGATGGATGAGAGAACTGTTTATGTGTCAGTCACCCACATGACAATTCCatcaaaaaaccaaaaatttaaaattaaaacacaaaGTTTACCGACAAGTGTGCATGTTGCGTTGGTACGGTGTCAAGGAATTGGTGACAGCTTGACAACCAAACACGTGGCCTCTCCACTAGGATCCACCAGTGCCATTCCCCTCACACGTGTCAATCACCCAACTCGCTCCAACTCGTCTCCACTCACTCGCTCCTACTTTTTCCAACCATTATTGCTACCAATCAAATTATTCTCTTCTAattctcctttttccttttcaaacattaaatattaggAATATAGAAAGTAAAAGAGAGTTATTCTAATCATCTACAttcatcgctagcagatattatcctctttcagcttttcctttcggacttcccctcaaggctttaaaacgtgtctgctaggtgAAGGTTTTTACACTCCAAATGTGGGGAgagccaaagaggacaatatctgctagcggtggatctgggtcgttacaaatggtatcagagccagacaccgaacgatgtgttagccttctcgttgttccccgaaagggtagacacgagacgatgtgctagtaaggacgctgggccccgaagggagtggatttggtggcggtctCACATTGATTACAAGAAggagtgctagcgagaacgctggcctCGAAGAGGAGTGgaatgtgatgtcccacattggttggggaggagaacaaatcaccatttataagggtgtggaaaccttccctagtagacataaaccggaaagggaaagcccaaagaggacaatatttgctagcggtggatctgagtcgttacaGTTATCATCGGACTTAACTCCATAACTACATGTTCAAACCCTTGAAACCTCAACGTTTAAGGTTAAGGTCTGAGACCCTCGACTCTTTATCAAGTCTATCTTTATCCTCATGTCTACATTCTTGCTTCTGTCTTGTCTATGCCTCAACTTGACTTCAATGCATATCTTTTTGGTGTATTAGATGATGCATCGTCCTCTCGATCGCAACATGACATTGTCTATAAAAGAAcagtggtggacttgagctgttacaatgTCTCTTTATTCACTTATAATTTGTGAGAGGTGACACGTGTCTTAGAGGCCCTCTCGACCTAAGGAGACGACGTAATGATAACAGTTGTAATGTATGGCATAGGGCAGTGGCATGTGTGGGCAAAGGAAGTGTCAGAGGGAAGGGGGAGATATATGGATTTTCGGGGATTTTGAGGCctaaaccaaaacaaaaccccaCTCAATCTCGATTTCATGGGTCGACATAATAATCTATGGGGAGGCCGAGGCCGAGGCCGATGCCAAGGGCG
This genomic interval from Cucurbita pepo subsp. pepo cultivar mu-cu-16 chromosome LG20, ASM280686v2, whole genome shotgun sequence contains the following:
- the LOC111782575 gene encoding SUMO-activating enzyme subunit 1B-1-like isoform X2 encodes the protein MDGEELTEQETQLYDRQIRVWGADAQRRLSKAHVLVCGIKGTVAEFCKNIVLAGIGSLTLVDNRLVTEEALSANFLIPPDEGVFGGKTVAELCCDSLKDFNPMVRVSALKGEPSRFDEEFLKTFDVVVVSCCSLAEKKSVNEKCRKLHKRISFYTVDCRDSCGEIFVDLQDYKYAKKKLEDTVECQLSYPSFEEAISVPWKAHPRKVSKLFYALRVIERFEEAEGRNPGETSISDLPGVLKLKKELCDSQSLNEAHIPNVLLERLVANSKEFPPVCAIIGGILGQEVIKGISGKGDPLKNFFYFDALDGKGIIEDISSKP
- the LOC111782575 gene encoding SUMO-activating enzyme subunit 1B-1-like isoform X1, with protein sequence MDGEELTEQETQLYDRQIRVWGADAQRRLSKAHVLVCGIKGTVAEFCKNIVLAGIGSLTLVDNRLVTEEALSANFLIPPDEGVFGGKTVAELCCDSLKDFNPMVRVSALKGEPSRFDEEFLKTFDVVVVSCCSLAEKVKSVNEKCRKLHKRISFYTVDCRDSCGEIFVDLQDYKYAKKKLEDTVECQLSYPSFEEAISVPWKAHPRKVSKLFYALRVIERFEEAEGRNPGETSISDLPGVLKLKKELCDSQSLNEAHIPNVLLERLVANSKEFPPVCAIIGGILGQEVIKGISGKGDPLKNFFYFDALDGKGIIEDISSKP